Proteins encoded in a region of the Falsibacillus albus genome:
- a CDS encoding DNA primase family protein: MGKAGDFQDVIRKKINSLPIDSVSDEYLYDNELSDIKECENLLKTVFSKIPEDYLRNHEINFEPLGRNLILNFEYGELDDGFLAENSLDEEQSKVWDIVSNEVIAEKIVGNGENIKDEPQKDSNNKNIEYDIYSKILNKYTLKCLKGSLYLYNNSKGCFFELEEYQIRTLVRSGWSDKVERLLSKGRVDDIIDRLKSSEAIQIQEDDLDPYAYLINFNNCVLDLRTGRELNHSPTYRFTSFINSNYTTHRTEGKHFLQFIHQCTRGDEQKTMQIQELIGYAISNFTNAKKWFALIGAPHSGKSTILEVLTEIIGEDYTSNVPLHELSGRFSLSDLFKKKLNVCGELNDNALKNINTIKALIGNDRLRADIKYKSAINFINKAKIIMAGNAMPQLQTLDNTTAFTDRILFVVFNNTIPEGKRDYKLKEKLLSEKDYIVQWAVEGLERLINNNFIFTECLDSIEFKKQYQNEMSNINDFITVMCELEPNNDECRVHKRDLYSAYINYARDNCHNMLSKKDFFNEIKKLPIRQSKFRLRKSTPLDGFTGIALKQIVQGREHLKEV; encoded by the coding sequence ATGGGAAAAGCAGGTGATTTTCAGGATGTTATTCGAAAAAAAATAAACAGTTTACCGATTGACTCGGTCTCTGACGAATACCTATACGATAATGAATTAAGTGATATAAAGGAATGTGAAAATTTATTAAAGACGGTATTTAGTAAAATTCCAGAAGACTATTTAAGAAATCATGAGATTAATTTCGAACCGTTGGGAAGAAACCTAATACTTAACTTTGAGTATGGGGAGTTAGATGATGGGTTCTTAGCCGAAAATTCCTTGGATGAGGAACAAAGCAAGGTCTGGGACATAGTTTCTAATGAGGTTATCGCTGAGAAAATAGTTGGAAATGGGGAAAACATTAAGGATGAGCCACAAAAGGATTCAAATAATAAAAACATAGAGTATGATATTTATTCAAAAATCCTCAATAAATATACCCTGAAATGTTTAAAAGGGAGCCTTTACCTTTATAACAATAGCAAAGGTTGCTTCTTTGAACTTGAAGAATATCAAATTAGGACACTAGTACGAAGCGGTTGGTCAGATAAGGTAGAAAGATTACTATCTAAGGGCAGAGTTGACGATATAATTGACCGCTTAAAAAGTAGTGAGGCAATTCAGATACAGGAAGACGATTTAGATCCCTACGCCTACTTAATTAATTTTAATAATTGTGTATTGGACCTAAGAACAGGCAGGGAGTTAAACCATTCTCCAACATATCGCTTTACTAGTTTTATAAATTCTAATTACACTACGCATCGGACGGAAGGGAAACACTTTTTGCAGTTTATCCATCAATGTACAAGGGGTGATGAGCAGAAGACAATGCAGATTCAGGAACTAATAGGGTACGCAATCTCAAATTTTACTAATGCAAAAAAGTGGTTTGCACTAATTGGAGCCCCACACTCTGGGAAAAGTACAATTCTAGAAGTATTGACAGAAATTATTGGAGAGGATTACACAAGTAATGTACCCCTTCATGAATTAAGCGGAAGATTTTCTTTATCCGATTTATTTAAGAAGAAATTAAATGTTTGTGGTGAATTAAACGACAATGCATTAAAAAATATAAATACAATAAAAGCGCTTATAGGAAATGATAGATTAAGAGCTGATATCAAATATAAATCTGCCATCAATTTTATTAATAAAGCTAAAATAATCATGGCTGGTAATGCTATGCCTCAATTACAGACATTGGACAATACCACAGCATTTACAGACAGAATTTTGTTTGTAGTTTTTAATAATACGATTCCAGAAGGTAAAAGAGACTACAAATTGAAGGAAAAGCTTCTTTCCGAAAAGGATTATATTGTCCAATGGGCTGTAGAGGGTTTGGAGCGGTTAATAAATAATAATTTTATATTTACCGAATGTCTTGATTCTATTGAATTTAAAAAACAGTATCAAAATGAAATGAGCAATATAAATGATTTTATAACGGTGATGTGTGAGTTAGAACCTAACAATGATGAATGTAGGGTTCATAAGAGAGATCTTTATTCAGCCTATATAAACTATGCCAGAGATAACTGCCATAATATGCTTAGCAAAAAAGACTTCTTTAACGAAATAAAAAAACTACCTATTAGACAATCAAAATTCCGATTAAGAAAGTCTACACCACTCGATGGATTCACAGGAATTGCGTTGAAACAAATAGTTCAAGGGCGTGAGCATTTAAAAGAAGTTTGA
- a CDS encoding helix-turn-helix domain-containing protein, which produces MFEMHNDILTMEELMEALYIGRNYAYKLLNSGEIKGFRVGRSWRIPRTSLEEFIINRCRRFHLE; this is translated from the coding sequence ATGTTTGAGATGCATAATGATATCTTAACTATGGAAGAATTGATGGAAGCACTTTATATTGGAAGGAACTATGCTTATAAATTGCTGAATAGCGGAGAAATAAAAGGATTTAGAGTAGGAAGATCATGGAGAATACCAAGAACATCGTTAGAAGAATTTATAATTAATAGATGCAGAAGATTTCACTTAGAATGA
- a CDS encoding N-6 DNA methylase, which produces MSDLSESTNEKIIKSKIRIQNHGEVFTPKRIINKMLDLPNIREACQNLTSTFLEPAAGEGAFLVEVLNRKMKMVVKNYGDNLIRYENYSLLALSTIYGVELLEDNAQKCVMNMYQVYYEAYQQQAIQQGAKVKKKVLDSAKLIISNNVAQGNFLTKLAPDGNPIVFSEWNPINLRKYGKTIKVQRTEYTLMDILDGMKKEGGESLSHSVLEQLDLFDSFDDEEIAVKEKKQMKYVPVKITNVYKEEMEEVNG; this is translated from the coding sequence ATGAGTGATTTATCCGAATCTACTAACGAAAAAATAATAAAAAGTAAAATACGTATCCAAAATCACGGTGAAGTGTTCACACCGAAAAGGATTATTAATAAAATGCTTGACTTACCTAACATTCGTGAAGCATGTCAAAACTTAACTTCTACTTTTCTAGAGCCTGCTGCTGGAGAAGGAGCTTTCTTAGTTGAAGTTTTAAATAGAAAAATGAAGATGGTAGTAAAGAATTATGGTGATAACTTAATACGGTATGAGAACTATTCGTTACTTGCTTTATCAACAATATATGGTGTTGAATTGCTTGAAGATAACGCTCAAAAATGTGTTATGAATATGTACCAAGTCTATTATGAAGCCTATCAACAACAAGCAATACAACAAGGTGCAAAGGTTAAAAAGAAGGTCTTAGACAGTGCAAAATTGATAATCTCAAATAATGTTGCACAGGGAAACTTTCTAACTAAATTAGCTCCTGATGGCAATCCTATTGTGTTTAGTGAGTGGAACCCTATAAACCTTCGCAAATATGGTAAGACAATTAAGGTTCAACGCACTGAATATACGCTTATGGATATTCTTGATGGTATGAAAAAAGAAGGTGGAGAATCACTAAGCCATTCAGTACTTGAGCAACTGGATTTGTTTGACTCTTTTGATGATGAAGAAATAGCTGTAAAAGAAAAAAAACAAATGAAATACGTTCCTGTGAAGATTACTAATGTATATAAGGAAGAGATGGAGGAAGTAAATGGATAA
- a CDS encoding Eco57I restriction-modification methylase domain-containing protein, whose translation MDKTIIKPYDELDLKIYAYTLPEVPSHEGYIKIGDTSRQVKKRIFEQVGTAGLNPKILFEKVAKKSDGTWFHDKSLHRFLLQNGIPKKDFNSHADEWFYLNGTPERAETLTDKFINRDYDEIQVDEANSDYFLRNEQSKAVQLTLDYYNSTQVPREFLWNAKPRFGKTLTSYDFVRKINATNVLIVTNRPAIANSWFDDFKKFISWQEPGMKFVSETDALKDKALSRKDFIDFINSTDHKNPSQITFISLQDLKGAKFAGGGFEKLEWVGQLNWDLLIIDEAHEGVDTAKTDVVFDKIKRNFTLHLSGTPFKALANNKFNENQIFNWSYVDEQEAKKDWDYTTGSNPYENLPTLSLFTYQMSKIIEDRVSKGLTLEDDINVDYAFDLNEFFRVKEDGKFEYEASVKKFLDNLSSGKFPFSTDEHRSELNHTFWLLPRVNSAKALEKLLNSHPVFGEYKIVLAAGDGISVTTDPILEEEGKDYKKNEKSFDKVKKAISENEKTITLSVGQLTTGITIPEWSAVLMLSNIKSPSLYFQAAFRAQNPYEFVQDGKLYRKENAYIFDFAPERTLLLFDEFANNLSSGSSKTSEERKKKIKKLLNFFPVIGEDDEGNMHELDATEVLTIPTQITSTEVVKRGFMSNLLFANISGIFGGNSPFKEILDKIKPEKNKRLTDRREVNVTTPMLDDEGNVNVPTDIVINHTKDIFGDAIYKVVDTTDIPEIPEVTTITTEIKNTLNSGFSKLKETFNMNKTQTDKVKNEVTSVIQDVVQKSVETYQSQVREIEHDYTEQIQIAQEAHDVVKEEQLKTEFEQKKVEINQTFTKNLNTEVKATVETAVEKQVVIVEEKKKKTTEDDVRDHLRGFARTIPAFLMAYGNEDTTLASFEIHIDEPTFEELTSITVDEFKKLRDGFDYVDEDGNNRKVPGLFNEVVFNASIKEFFNTKNRLSNYFDESLTEDIFDYIPPQQTNQIFTPRRVVKLMVDLVAKNNPGIFSSYNVKFIDLYTKSGLYITEIVKRLNEGLKEQIPNYNERIKWILENQVYACAPSNIIYNIAKKYIFSDFKDISSKNIVEYDLTEYAKSNTAKRKLQELFGDENLKFDVIIGNPPYQEMDGGASASARPIYHHFVRLAKELNPELVSFIMPTRWYAGGKGLDDFRDEMLNDIHLRELHDWLTPEDIFPNTNIRGGVCYFLWDKNYDNSHHLTRVVTHEKNMITNDDFRAMKIEGVDIFVRDGKAITILEKVFPDENIETMMNYVSSRKPFGFEGNFIKDIKFRKSNSGLSDPIQCYGKGQKIGYVERNEVTIRPQWIDIWKVYTPRANNVGTELNDDNLNTFVGAPKTICTESYLVIGAELGLDEISCNNLSKYLTTKFARYLHGIAKGSQDATSKTFKFVPIQNFSNDSDIDWSVSVHEVDKQLFKKYGLSDEETSHIERRIKTM comes from the coding sequence ATGGATAAAACAATCATTAAACCGTATGATGAATTAGACTTGAAGATATATGCCTATACCTTACCTGAAGTTCCTTCTCATGAAGGTTACATCAAAATCGGTGATACGAGTAGGCAGGTCAAAAAACGAATTTTTGAACAGGTTGGAACCGCAGGACTTAATCCTAAAATTCTATTTGAAAAGGTCGCAAAGAAGTCTGATGGTACATGGTTTCATGATAAATCACTTCACCGTTTCCTTTTACAGAATGGGATTCCAAAAAAAGATTTTAATAGTCATGCTGACGAATGGTTTTATTTGAATGGAACACCAGAAAGGGCAGAAACCCTAACGGACAAGTTTATCAATCGTGATTATGATGAAATTCAAGTTGATGAAGCAAATTCTGACTATTTTCTTCGGAATGAACAAAGTAAGGCGGTTCAGTTAACGCTTGATTATTACAATAGTACGCAAGTACCTAGAGAATTTCTTTGGAATGCAAAACCTCGCTTTGGGAAAACACTGACTTCATATGATTTTGTGAGAAAAATCAATGCAACAAATGTACTTATTGTAACCAACAGACCTGCAATAGCCAATTCTTGGTTTGATGATTTTAAGAAGTTCATTTCTTGGCAAGAACCAGGAATGAAATTTGTTTCTGAAACGGATGCTTTAAAAGATAAGGCATTATCTCGTAAGGATTTTATTGATTTTATTAACTCTACTGACCATAAGAATCCATCACAGATTACCTTTATTTCACTCCAAGACTTGAAAGGTGCAAAATTTGCGGGTGGTGGCTTTGAAAAACTTGAATGGGTTGGTCAACTGAATTGGGATTTACTAATCATTGATGAAGCTCATGAGGGTGTTGATACCGCAAAAACTGATGTAGTGTTCGATAAAATCAAACGAAACTTCACTTTACATTTGTCAGGTACTCCATTCAAAGCGTTGGCAAATAATAAATTTAATGAAAATCAAATTTTTAACTGGTCGTATGTCGATGAACAAGAAGCAAAAAAAGACTGGGATTATACTACAGGAAGTAATCCATACGAAAATCTGCCAACACTAAGTTTATTCACTTATCAAATGAGCAAGATAATTGAAGATCGAGTGTCTAAGGGCTTAACGTTAGAAGATGATATAAATGTTGATTATGCATTCGACTTAAATGAGTTCTTCAGGGTTAAAGAAGATGGCAAGTTTGAATATGAAGCAAGCGTGAAAAAATTCCTTGATAATCTATCTTCAGGTAAATTTCCTTTTTCGACAGATGAACACAGAAGTGAATTAAACCATACATTTTGGCTTTTACCACGTGTTAACTCTGCCAAAGCACTTGAAAAGTTGTTAAATTCTCATCCTGTTTTTGGTGAGTATAAGATTGTACTAGCTGCTGGTGACGGAATAAGTGTTACAACTGATCCAATCCTTGAAGAAGAAGGAAAAGACTACAAGAAGAATGAGAAAAGTTTTGATAAAGTTAAAAAAGCAATTTCTGAAAATGAAAAAACCATAACTTTATCCGTTGGTCAACTTACAACTGGTATTACAATTCCTGAATGGTCTGCGGTGCTTATGCTTAGCAACATTAAGTCACCAAGTTTATATTTCCAAGCAGCTTTCCGTGCCCAAAATCCATATGAATTTGTTCAGGACGGTAAGCTTTATAGGAAAGAAAATGCATATATCTTTGATTTCGCGCCAGAACGAACACTATTGCTCTTTGACGAGTTCGCTAATAACTTATCAAGTGGTAGCTCAAAAACAAGTGAGGAACGCAAGAAGAAGATTAAAAAGCTATTAAACTTCTTTCCAGTGATTGGAGAAGATGATGAAGGTAATATGCATGAATTAGATGCAACTGAAGTATTAACCATCCCAACCCAAATCACTTCAACAGAGGTAGTGAAACGTGGGTTCATGAGTAATCTTTTGTTTGCAAATATCTCAGGTATTTTTGGTGGGAATTCTCCATTCAAGGAAATTCTGGATAAGATTAAGCCCGAAAAGAATAAGCGTTTGACGGATCGTAGAGAAGTCAATGTAACAACTCCAATGCTTGATGATGAAGGAAACGTAAATGTTCCTACAGACATTGTAATTAACCATACAAAAGATATTTTCGGAGACGCAATCTATAAAGTTGTGGATACAACCGATATCCCTGAAATACCTGAAGTTACAACTATTACTACTGAGATCAAGAACACGCTAAATAGTGGGTTTAGCAAGTTGAAAGAAACATTCAACATGAATAAAACTCAAACGGATAAAGTAAAAAATGAAGTAACTTCAGTCATTCAAGACGTGGTTCAAAAGAGTGTAGAAACTTATCAAAGCCAAGTTCGAGAAATCGAACATGACTATACTGAGCAAATTCAAATTGCTCAAGAAGCTCATGACGTGGTTAAAGAAGAGCAACTAAAAACAGAATTTGAACAGAAAAAGGTTGAAATAAATCAAACTTTTACTAAAAATCTTAATACAGAAGTAAAAGCAACGGTTGAAACTGCAGTAGAAAAGCAAGTTGTCATTGTGGAAGAGAAGAAGAAAAAGACCACTGAAGATGATGTTCGAGATCACTTGCGCGGCTTTGCTAGAACTATTCCTGCATTCCTTATGGCTTATGGTAATGAAGATACGACTTTAGCTAGTTTTGAAATACACATTGATGAACCAACCTTCGAAGAATTAACAAGTATAACTGTTGACGAATTCAAGAAACTTCGTGATGGTTTTGATTATGTAGATGAAGATGGAAATAACCGTAAAGTGCCTGGTTTATTTAATGAAGTGGTGTTTAACGCCAGTATCAAAGAGTTCTTCAATACAAAGAATAGGTTATCGAACTATTTTGACGAATCGCTTACCGAAGATATTTTCGACTATATTCCCCCGCAGCAAACAAACCAAATTTTTACCCCTCGAAGAGTGGTAAAATTGATGGTTGATTTAGTTGCTAAAAACAACCCAGGTATTTTTAGCAGCTATAATGTTAAATTTATTGATTTATACACTAAGAGTGGACTTTATATAACGGAAATCGTTAAACGTCTAAATGAAGGATTGAAAGAACAAATTCCAAATTATAACGAGCGTATTAAGTGGATTCTCGAAAATCAAGTCTATGCGTGTGCTCCAAGTAACATCATTTATAACATTGCAAAAAAATATATTTTTAGCGATTTTAAAGATATCTCTAGTAAAAATATTGTTGAATATGATCTAACCGAATATGCAAAAAGTAATACTGCTAAAAGGAAATTACAAGAATTATTTGGAGATGAGAATTTGAAGTTTGATGTAATTATTGGTAATCCACCATATCAAGAAATGGATGGAGGAGCATCGGCAAGTGCTAGACCGATCTACCACCATTTTGTACGTTTGGCAAAAGAACTCAATCCAGAATTAGTTTCATTCATTATGCCGACACGTTGGTATGCAGGAGGGAAAGGTCTGGATGATTTCAGAGATGAAATGTTAAATGATATTCACCTACGAGAACTTCACGACTGGTTAACCCCTGAAGATATTTTCCCTAATACCAATATTCGTGGCGGAGTATGTTACTTCTTATGGGATAAAAATTATGATAATAGTCATCACCTTACACGAGTTGTTACTCATGAAAAAAATATGATTACTAATGATGATTTTAGAGCAATGAAAATTGAAGGTGTTGATATTTTTGTTCGTGATGGAAAGGCAATAACGATTTTGGAGAAAGTTTTTCCCGATGAAAATATTGAAACAATGATGAATTATGTTTCATCACGTAAGCCGTTTGGTTTTGAAGGGAACTTTATTAAAGATATTAAATTCCGAAAAAGTAATTCTGGGTTATCAGATCCAATTCAGTGTTACGGAAAAGGACAAAAAATAGGTTATGTTGAAAGAAATGAAGTTACTATTCGCCCTCAATGGATTGATATTTGGAAAGTATATACTCCTAGAGCGAATAATGTCGGTACTGAATTAAATGATGATAATCTGAACACTTTTGTTGGAGCACCAAAAACAATTTGTACAGAATCCTATCTTGTAATTGGGGCAGAATTAGGATTAGATGAAATTTCGTGTAATAACCTTTCAAAGTACCTTACGACAAAATTTGCTAGATATCTTCATGGTATTGCGAAAGGTAGTCAAGATGCTACTTCTAAAACTTTTAAATTTGTTCCTATACAGAATTTCTCTAATGATTCAGATATTGATTGGTCTGTTTCTGTTCATGAAGTGGATAAACAATTGTTTAAGAAATATGGGTTATCCGATGAAGAAACCAGCCATATTGAAAGAAGAATTAAAACAATGTAA
- a CDS encoding UvrD-helicase domain-containing protein: MKLIDQDERYGILENSGDIVVSASAGSGKTTIMVEKMGIELEKIRDHRTIAAITFTVKATEEIKKKAGKNIKKPFVVMTNDSFIESEIIRPFIKDALGKEFGNDYSVEYGNEYKFETYSSGLKQLKSKNILGSFEDNKRNFNFKLANEILEKSVASQEYIKAKYSWIFLDEYQDSDRDMHRFFMKLKNELDIKLFIVGDSKQAIYLWRGAISNVFELLENENFSSYELVTNFRCDKEIENYANLFHNPQYVMNLHSNVENVTLIEYNSFNSFYERRDFVGFVDEFKSIIFEEILDLNKEVTIIANYNNDAKKITELLNQEGFDFVFIPKTPIDEGIPNGYLLKELALYSKNSTYTIYDFLENTHIDERIRTRFEVNNIIGKLKKTENLIPNIIEGVVSELSSYLGISIGKDEIKKFCESICDIKYDMAFRILESKHKVMTVFASKGLEFDQVISFSRYYKIRNSENLQNHYVCITRAKEKFIMFIDDEAYYDHVLEVADSNGIKDIKRLIRYEVNGDSNRNMINQ, from the coding sequence ATGAAATTGATTGATCAAGATGAGAGATATGGAATTTTAGAAAACAGTGGTGATATAGTGGTTTCAGCTAGTGCTGGTTCTGGTAAAACTACTATCATGGTAGAGAAAATGGGAATAGAGCTCGAAAAAATAAGAGATCACCGAACGATAGCAGCAATAACATTTACTGTAAAAGCAACCGAGGAAATTAAAAAAAAGGCAGGAAAAAATATTAAGAAACCCTTTGTTGTTATGACAAATGATTCTTTTATTGAAAGTGAGATTATAAGACCATTTATTAAAGATGCATTAGGTAAAGAGTTCGGAAATGATTACTCTGTTGAATATGGGAATGAATATAAATTTGAAACATATTCATCTGGATTAAAACAGTTGAAATCTAAAAATATCCTAGGTAGTTTTGAAGACAATAAGCGTAATTTTAATTTTAAACTTGCTAATGAAATTTTAGAAAAGTCAGTAGCATCTCAAGAATATATTAAAGCAAAATATTCTTGGATTTTTTTAGATGAATATCAAGATTCCGACAGGGATATGCACCGTTTCTTTATGAAGTTAAAAAATGAATTAGATATTAAATTATTTATTGTCGGTGATTCAAAACAAGCTATCTATTTGTGGCGTGGAGCAATAAGTAACGTATTTGAACTATTAGAGAATGAAAATTTCAGTTCTTATGAACTCGTGACCAACTTTCGTTGTGATAAAGAAATTGAAAACTATGCAAATCTATTTCATAATCCACAATACGTTATGAATTTGCATAGTAACGTAGAGAATGTAACTTTAATAGAATACAATAGCTTTAATAGTTTTTATGAGCGAAGAGATTTCGTAGGTTTTGTGGATGAATTCAAAAGTATTATTTTTGAAGAAATTCTTGATTTAAATAAAGAAGTAACAATTATTGCTAATTATAATAATGATGCTAAGAAGATAACAGAACTATTAAATCAAGAAGGGTTTGACTTTGTTTTTATACCCAAGACCCCAATTGATGAAGGTATTCCTAATGGGTACTTATTAAAAGAACTTGCACTATATTCAAAGAACTCAACTTATACAATTTACGACTTTTTGGAAAACACCCATATTGATGAAAGAATCCGAACGAGATTTGAAGTTAATAATATTATAGGGAAATTAAAGAAGACCGAAAATTTAATACCAAATATAATTGAGGGAGTAGTTTCCGAATTATCTAGTTATCTAGGAATATCAATAGGGAAAGATGAAATTAAAAAGTTCTGTGAGAGTATTTGTGATATTAAATATGATATGGCTTTCCGAATATTAGAATCGAAACATAAAGTAATGACAGTTTTTGCTTCAAAGGGATTAGAGTTTGATCAAGTAATAAGCTTTTCCCGTTATTATAAAATTCGCAATAGTGAAAATTTACAAAACCACTACGTATGTATTACACGGGCAAAGGAAAAATTTATTATGTTTATTGATGATGAAGCATACTATGATCATGTTTTAGAAGTAGCAGATAGCAATGGTATTAAAGATATAAAGAGGCTAATTAGATATGAGGTAAATGGGGATAGCAATAGGAATATGATAAACCAATAA
- a CDS encoding ATP-dependent nuclease: MELKSLTVENFRNFDKINIDLTNQNVVFGMNDVGKTNLLFAIRFLLDRDIRKNGFKESDYFKNEKDRVIKITLGINLSDRLTSEDSQHIIAKVGGARSSNELDNFYFQVKGTYDNSEGVGIPKIYWGSNINNLEEILQNGIYSNLDNLFKIVYVDPTIDLEKTFSKNRNKLFNQNKLDENDITISNEIKDLGMEMNKKISSMGVIQSFQDTITDEYRKLKKEKITIEMKSEITINGYFGNLIPYIKREDDDNIYPTSGDGRKKILAYSLINHLIQAQEGNKIIIYLVEEPENSLHRSMQIALSKQLFNSKVYNYFFLSTHSSELLYEMDNASLIRIYSEDRIGCESYIYQVNEEYKNVKKELNRALSTALFSEKVLLVEGPSEKVLFEKILEEVYPTYELDGGYLLDVSGIKFKPYVEVLNGLNIKPIVKTDNDLKAKRGNATSFDLIGITRCLKLIETDKDQSIDPVEIDYFYENEQGKRVWTNKVKNQMIKDKKLELYEDFKDSIEQFKDNNIYLSKIDLEHDLYEVIGDRMEDILGSNPIDYLQDHKLLNMIELTNELTKEDCLKIIKHPLFESLRKLVPYEID, from the coding sequence ATGGAGCTTAAAAGCCTAACCGTAGAAAATTTTCGTAACTTTGACAAAATAAATATTGATTTAACAAATCAAAATGTTGTATTTGGAATGAACGATGTAGGTAAAACAAATTTACTATTTGCTATTAGATTCTTACTAGATAGAGATATTCGTAAAAATGGTTTCAAAGAGTCTGACTATTTTAAAAATGAAAAAGATAGAGTTATAAAAATAACATTAGGTATAAACCTATCAGATCGCTTAACTAGTGAAGATTCGCAGCACATTATAGCTAAGGTTGGTGGGGCAAGATCGAGTAATGAATTAGATAACTTCTATTTTCAAGTAAAAGGTACTTATGATAATAGTGAAGGAGTAGGTATTCCTAAAATTTATTGGGGAAGTAATATAAATAATTTAGAAGAAATCCTGCAAAATGGTATCTATAGCAATCTTGATAATTTATTTAAGATTGTTTACGTTGATCCGACAATAGACTTAGAAAAAACCTTCTCAAAAAATAGAAATAAGCTATTTAATCAAAATAAGTTGGATGAGAATGACATTACCATATCCAATGAGATTAAAGACTTAGGAATGGAAATGAATAAAAAAATAAGTAGTATGGGGGTTATTCAGTCTTTTCAAGATACTATTACAGACGAATATAGAAAATTAAAGAAAGAAAAAATAACTATTGAAATGAAGTCGGAAATTACCATTAATGGTTATTTTGGCAATTTAATTCCTTATATCAAAAGAGAAGATGATGATAATATCTATCCGACTTCAGGAGATGGAAGAAAGAAGATATTAGCTTATTCCTTAATAAATCATCTTATTCAGGCACAGGAAGGTAATAAAATAATTATTTACTTAGTTGAGGAACCAGAAAATAGTTTACATAGGTCTATGCAAATTGCTTTATCCAAACAATTATTTAATTCTAAAGTGTATAATTATTTCTTTTTATCAACCCACTCTTCTGAACTATTGTATGAAATGGATAATGCTTCATTAATTCGAATTTATTCAGAAGATCGGATAGGTTGTGAATCATATATTTATCAAGTTAATGAAGAATATAAGAATGTAAAAAAAGAACTTAATAGAGCATTGTCAACAGCTCTATTCTCTGAAAAAGTACTATTAGTAGAAGGTCCTTCAGAAAAAGTATTGTTTGAGAAAATTTTAGAAGAAGTATACCCAACATATGAGTTAGATGGAGGGTACCTGTTAGATGTAAGCGGGATAAAGTTTAAACCGTATGTAGAAGTATTAAATGGATTAAATATAAAACCAATAGTAAAAACAGATAATGATCTAAAAGCAAAAAGGGGTAACGCAACCTCTTTTGATTTAATAGGAATCACGAGATGTTTAAAACTCATAGAGACTGATAAAGACCAATCCATAGACCCTGTTGAAATAGATTATTTTTATGAAAATGAGCAAGGTAAGAGGGTTTGGACAAATAAAGTAAAAAACCAAATGATTAAGGACAAAAAGCTAGAACTTTATGAAGATTTTAAAGACAGCATAGAGCAATTTAAAGATAATAATATATATTTATCAAAAATTGATTTAGAACATGATTTATATGAAGTTATTGGAGACAGAATGGAAGATATTTTGGGCTCAAACCCTATAGATTATCTCCAAGATCATAAATTACTTAATATGATTGAATTAACTAATGAGTTAACGAAAGAGGATTGTTTAAAAATAATAAAGCACCCTCTATTTGAATCGTTAAGAAAGTTGGTACCATATGAAATTGATTGA
- a CDS encoding GIY-YIG nuclease family protein encodes MLKQLLSKLLPSKDNSDDSKPEVIIQTKKVFLYETDRSKLETIIQSPAPKGSHPGYVYIIQEHMNGWFKIGSSTTIDKSLDVFKVKLPFEYHLVYLVKSGDIQVTEKAFHDHFASKKLQDEWYDFSSEDVAWIKGDAYTPDIASTIGTPLQMNNDEPLTPKQLDYAKSLIKRLGASYSLAVEESALTQMDLKRLSVYFRFKNQGALKNLVESGVLKKKEFVNR; translated from the coding sequence ATGCTAAAACAACTTCTCTCTAAACTATTACCGTCCAAAGATAATTCCGATGATTCAAAACCTGAAGTCATCATTCAAACAAAAAAAGTATTTTTATACGAAACGGATCGATCCAAACTTGAAACCATTATTCAGTCTCCTGCTCCCAAGGGTTCTCATCCTGGATATGTGTATATCATTCAGGAACATATGAACGGATGGTTCAAAATTGGGAGCTCTACTACGATCGATAAAAGCTTGGATGTGTTCAAGGTGAAATTACCTTTTGAATATCACCTCGTGTATCTTGTGAAATCTGGTGATATTCAGGTGACAGAGAAAGCGTTCCATGACCATTTTGCTTCGAAAAAGCTTCAGGATGAATGGTACGATTTCTCCAGCGAAGATGTGGCCTGGATCAAGGGTGATGCTTACACTCCTGACATTGCCAGTACGATTGGCACTCCCCTTCAAATGAACAATGATGAGCCTTTAACTCCTAAGCAACTAGACTATGCAAAATCCTTGATTAAGAGATTGGGAGCTTCTTATTCACTTGCCGTTGAAGAATCTGCCCTAACGCAAATGGACCTGAAGCGGCTGTCTGTGTATTTCCGCTTCAAAAATCAAGGTGCTTTGAAGAATCTTGTTGAGTCTGGTGTACTTAAGAAGAAGGAATTCGTTAATCGATAA